The nucleotide window GAACAGACTGATGACCAGCGCCCGCCGGAAGGGCCGCTCCTCCGCGACGGCCGGGGCGGCGGCCTGCGCGGCCTCGTCCCGCTCGCCCCGGGTCCGCCACATCTGCCACGCGGCCCGCAGCATCCCGAACGCCAGCCAGGTCAGGTATCCGGCGCCCACGTACTTGACGATCCCGAACAGCAGGGAGTTGGCCTGCAGCAGCGACGCGACACCGGCCGCCGACAGGGTCATCAGCACGGCGTCGCCGCACCAGACGCCCGCGGAGGCCCGGTACCCGGTCCTGATGCCCCGGCGCGCGGCGACGGACAGCACATAGAGCGAATTCGGTCCCGGCAGCAGCACGATCAGCACGAGACCCACGAGATAGGTGGGGAGGTCGGTCACACCAAGCATGGGAAGCAGTGTCGCACTCGGGTACGACACAATGCCGCGTGGTTCGCGATCGGGTCCGTGGGGGAACCAGTCCGGTGAGTGGCGGGGAGTTCGGATGCGTACAACGGGCATGAGGATGTCGGTCGCGGCGACGACCGCGGTGGCGGCGGTGGCCGCGCTCGCGGCCATGAGCGGCTGCACCATCCAGACCGCCGACCAGGCGGGCAGGTCACCGGCCGGTACGTCGTCGGTTCCGGCCGGCCGCTCCCCCGCCGGCCCCGACGACGCGAAGCCCTCGAAGCGGCCGGAGCCCGCCGGGCAGCCGGCGTCCAGAATCCTGTGGTCGTCGGGCGACCGGGGCGCGGAGGTACGGGAGCTGCAGGCCCGGCTGCGTCAGGTCCAGTGGCTCTACCAGGGACCGACGGGCACGTACGACGCCTCGACGACCGCCGCGGTACGGGGCTTCCAGGGCAAACGGGGCCTGCCGCAGACCGGCTCGACGGACTCGGTGACCTGGCGGCGGCTGCTCGGGATGACCCGCGAACCGGGCAAGTGGGACCTGTACGCGTCGGGCGGCCAGCCGGCCGCGCGGCCGGACCCGCGCTGCATGACGGGCCGGGTGATGTGCATCAGCAAGACCAGCCGCACCCTGCGCTGGATGATCGACGGCCGTACGGTCTCGACGATGGAGGTGCGCTTCGGCACGGAGTACACCCCCACCCGGGAGGGCGTCTTCGACGTCTACTTCAAGTCGCGCCATCACGTGTCGACGCTCTACGACTCACCCATGCCGTACGCGATGTTCTTCAGCGGCGGCCAGGCGGTCCACTACTCCGAGAACTTCGCGGCGACGGGCTACTACGGAGGCTCGCACGGCTGCGTGAACGTCCGCGACAAGGGAAAGATCTCGGCACTGTTCTCGCAGGTGAGGAACGGTGACAAGGTCGTCGTCTACTGGTGACGCGCCCTCGGCGGGAGAGGTGAGCGGGCGCGGGCGGGACCGGGGGAACGTGTCCCGCCCGCGCCTGTGTGCACCGAGCCGTGGGTACGGGGGGAACCCCGGCTCGTGCGCCAGCCGATGACCAGTCGGCTCGTTCAGTACTGCGTCGGGACGGCTGAAAACGTCACACCCGCCCGGTGCCCCCGGCCGCCCTGATCCTCCTGGCCGCCCCGGTCACCCTTGAACGTGCCCGGACCCGTGTGGCCGCGGTCGCCGCCGCGGTCCTTGCCGTCGCCCCCGGCGCCGGCCCCGGCACCGCCGCCGGCGCCCCCGCCCTGGCCGTCCTGGCCGCCGTCGCCGTTCCTGCCGTCGCCGTCCTCGCTTCGGCCGCCGCGCCCGGACCCGACGCCGCTCCAGTCGTCGTCGGAGCCCTTGCGGTCCCCGT belongs to Streptomyces sp. V3I8 and includes:
- the leuE gene encoding leucine efflux protein LeuE yields the protein MLGVTDLPTYLVGLVLIVLLPGPNSLYVLSVAARRGIRTGYRASAGVWCGDAVLMTLSAAGVASLLQANSLLFGIVKYVGAGYLTWLAFGMLRAAWQMWRTRGERDEAAQAAAPAVAEERPFRRALVISLFNPKAILFFVAFFVQFVDPGYAYPALSFVVLGVFAQLASFLYLSALIFGGTRLAAAFRRRRRLSAGATSAAGALFLGFAVKLSLASSV
- a CDS encoding L,D-transpeptidase family protein, with protein sequence MRTTGMRMSVAATTAVAAVAALAAMSGCTIQTADQAGRSPAGTSSVPAGRSPAGPDDAKPSKRPEPAGQPASRILWSSGDRGAEVRELQARLRQVQWLYQGPTGTYDASTTAAVRGFQGKRGLPQTGSTDSVTWRRLLGMTREPGKWDLYASGGQPAARPDPRCMTGRVMCISKTSRTLRWMIDGRTVSTMEVRFGTEYTPTREGVFDVYFKSRHHVSTLYDSPMPYAMFFSGGQAVHYSENFAATGYYGGSHGCVNVRDKGKISALFSQVRNGDKVVVYW